Proteins found in one Planococcus citri chromosome 2, ihPlaCitr1.1, whole genome shotgun sequence genomic segment:
- the LOC135833941 gene encoding uncharacterized protein LOC135833941 produces the protein MKLIAFAFILINCVYGITSAKLPLNTNLKNANTDDVVIDNFNTESLNTRDIDPNYGYGSYVPADYGNLSFVSNWVDNISRMLQPDTSYYNPPAYYPYPTDYNQGQWSAQPWSYDWSQYTTNSHPNQNFYQNAVDVSHQVPGTYNPNYYADQYQYQQPGLTKKISTVFNTGDSQEIKHKLIISPEYPDGTGYISVKPSGGNNISGSSSKDGKVYYRF, from the exons ATGAAGTTGATCGCATTCGcattcattttaattaattgtGTTTATGGA ATCACATCAGCGAAACTTCCACTCAATACAAACCTAAAGAATGCAAACACCGACGACGTCGTAATCGATAATTTCAATACGGAGTCTTTGAATACTCGAGACATCGACCCCAACTATGGCTATGGATCTTACGTACCAGCAGATTATGGAAATCTTAGTTTCGTCTCGAACTGGGTAGATAACATTTCAAGAATGCTACAACCAGATACCAGCTATTACAATCCGCCTGCGTACTACCCCTATCCAACTGATTATAATCAAGGACAGTGGTCCGCTCAGCCTTGGTCTTATGACTGGAGTCAATACACCACTAATTCTCATCCGAACCAAAATTTCTATCAGAACGCCGTTGACGTTTCCCATCAAGTTCCGGGTACTTACAATCCGAATTATTACGCTGACCAATATCAGTATCAACAACCAGGATTaactaagaaaatttcaaccgtGTTTAATACTGGCGATTCGCAAGAAATTAAACATAAGCTGATAATATCTCCGGAATATCCAGATGGTACAGGATACATATCGGTTAAACCTTCGGGAGGTAATAATATTTCAGGCAGTTCGTCGAAAGACGGAAAAGTTTATTATAGATTTTAA
- the LOC135833939 gene encoding farnesol dehydrogenase-like, producing the protein MERFFKKVAVITGAGSGIGAAVVKELLAYDICVVGLDLDEKKLQAQSNNLTQKKLKGRFLYKKCDVTRISEIKDVFHWIDTEVGSIAILVNSAGILIRKTLLDVSDEEITKTMDVNFKGLLLCCQEAMKIMIKNQVDGHLININSINGHHVRLRPEISLTMIYAASKYGVTAVTEGLRQEIAKRNLKIKCTSISPGHVITPLTDIKRDVPIKPTEVVEPKNIAEACISVLNTAPFVLISELTIMGIHQEI; encoded by the exons AtggaacgatttttcaaaaaagtcgcagTGATTACTGGAGCTGGATCAGGCATTGGGGCAGCCGTGGTCAAAGAATTGTTGGCGTATGATATTTGTGTTGTGGGATTggatttggatgaaaaaaaactgcaa GCACAATCCAACAACTTGacgcagaaaaaattgaaaggaagatttctttataaaaaatgCGACGTAACTCGAATATCTGAAATTAAAGATGTTTTCCATTGGATTGATACCGAAGTAGGTTCAATAGCAATTCTTGTTAATAGCGCGGGGATACTGATCAGAAAAactttattag ATGTCAGCGATGAGGAGATAACCAAAACGatggatgtaaatttcaaagGCTTATTGCTCTGCTGCCAAGAAGCTATGaaaataatgattaaaaatcAAGTCGATGGCCATCTAATtaacataaatag TATTAACGGTCATCATGTTAGATTGAGACCCGAAATTAGTTTGACAATGATATATGCGGCATCAAAATATGGGGTCACCGCAGTCACAGAAGGATTAAGGCAGGAAATTGCgaaacgaaatttaaaaattaaatgcaCA AGTATTAGTCCGGGTCATGTAATTACACCATTGACAGATATTAAAAGAGATGTACCAATTAAGCCTACTGAAGTAGTAGAGCCGAAAAATATTGCTGAAGCTTGCATAAGTGTTTTGAACACAGCACCTTTCGTATTg ATATCTGAACTGACCATCATGGGAATCCATCAAGAAAtttga